The following coding sequences lie in one Anolis carolinensis isolate JA03-04 unplaced genomic scaffold, rAnoCar3.1.pri scaffold_11, whole genome shotgun sequence genomic window:
- the tbc1d21 gene encoding TBC1 domain family member 21 isoform X2: MKKGMVRERFQTPESSEEQFSKLRASVSTILGLDPAVRPEAWKFLTGYYSWCSSCDERLMANSRKRHSYESLCIMCEKIQPLLETQHQGFAEVQTLIKSDVQRLYVKDAQGNALVDKNQLEKILLLNYMCNTEAEYQQGFHEMLLLFRLLAEKEHEIYWLFQFFLQKTENSCIMNIGVEKNLLMLRALIAFLDPVFAEHLEAKGQVIPALFPWFCLFFQRVFRSFDDVWRLWEVFLTGLPCKNFQVIVAYTILLIVRDQVVTEDLSGDEILMLCNNIVDLDADDLIAKACTIYEYFLKNNDKVPKEIQEFFGETKE, encoded by the exons ATGAAGAAAGGGATGGTGCGAGAACGATTCCAAACCCCTGAGTCTTCCGAAGAGCAATTTAGCAAACTCAGAGCATCCGTCTCCACTATATTG GGTTTAGATCCCGCTGTGAGACCAGAAGCGTGGAAGTTTCTCACAGGCTACTACTCCTGGTGCAGTTCTTGCGACGAAAGACTCATGGCAAACAGCAGAAAACG GCACAGCTATGAGTCTTTGTGCATCATGTGTGAGAAGATCCAGCCTTTGCTAGAGACACAACACCAAGGCTTCGCGGAGGTCCAAACTCTCATCA AATCTGATGTTCAAAGGCTTTACGTCAAAGATGCACAGGGCAATGCGCTTGTGGATAAGAACCAGCTGGAAAAGATCCTTCTCTTGAACTATATGTGCAACACGGAAGCTG aaTATCAGCAAGGTTTCCACGAGATGCTTCTCCTCTTCCGGTTGCTTGCTGAAAAGGAGCATGAGATCTATTGGCTGTTCCAATTCTTTCTCCAAAAAACc gAGAACAGCTGCATTATGAACATTGGGGTGGAAAAGAACCTGCTCATGCTCAGGGCTCTGATTGCATTTCTGGATCCGGTGTTTGCAGAGCATTTGG AAGCAAAAGGCCAAGTCATACCAGCCTTATTCCCATGGTTTTGCCTGTTCTTTCAAAGAGTCTTCAGGTCTTTTGATGATGTCTGGAGGCTGTGGGAG GTCTTTCTTACTGGACTTCCCTGCAAGAACTTCCAGGTGATAGTTGCCTATACCATACTGCTGATAGTGAGAGATCAGGTCGTGACAGAAGACCTGAGTGGAGATGAAATCTTGATG TTGTGCAATAACATCGTAGACCTGGATGCGGACGACTTGATTGCCAAAGCCTGTACCATCTATGAATATTTCTTGAAAAACAATGATAAG GTTCCAAAGGAGATCCAGGAATTCTTTGGTGAAACGAAAGAATAA
- the tbc1d21 gene encoding TBC1 domain family member 21 isoform X1, producing MKKGMVRERFQTPESSEEQFSKLRASVSTILGIKKLPIDNTEWESYFDESGNLSKSRDYITAQILDRGLDPAVRPEAWKFLTGYYSWCSSCDERLMANSRKRHSYESLCIMCEKIQPLLETQHQGFAEVQTLIKSDVQRLYVKDAQGNALVDKNQLEKILLLNYMCNTEAEYQQGFHEMLLLFRLLAEKEHEIYWLFQFFLQKTENSCIMNIGVEKNLLMLRALIAFLDPVFAEHLEAKGQVIPALFPWFCLFFQRVFRSFDDVWRLWEVFLTGLPCKNFQVIVAYTILLIVRDQVVTEDLSGDEILMLCNNIVDLDADDLIAKACTIYEYFLKNNDKVPKEIQEFFGETKE from the exons ATGAAGAAAGGGATGGTGCGAGAACGATTCCAAACCCCTGAGTCTTCCGAAGAGCAATTTAGCAAACTCAGAGCATCCGTCTCCACTATATTG GGGATAAAGAAGCTGCCAATTGATAACACCGAATGGGAAAGTTACTTTGATGAGAGCGGCAACTTGTCCAAATCCCGAGACTACATTACCGCCCAGATACTGGACAGG GGTTTAGATCCCGCTGTGAGACCAGAAGCGTGGAAGTTTCTCACAGGCTACTACTCCTGGTGCAGTTCTTGCGACGAAAGACTCATGGCAAACAGCAGAAAACG GCACAGCTATGAGTCTTTGTGCATCATGTGTGAGAAGATCCAGCCTTTGCTAGAGACACAACACCAAGGCTTCGCGGAGGTCCAAACTCTCATCA AATCTGATGTTCAAAGGCTTTACGTCAAAGATGCACAGGGCAATGCGCTTGTGGATAAGAACCAGCTGGAAAAGATCCTTCTCTTGAACTATATGTGCAACACGGAAGCTG aaTATCAGCAAGGTTTCCACGAGATGCTTCTCCTCTTCCGGTTGCTTGCTGAAAAGGAGCATGAGATCTATTGGCTGTTCCAATTCTTTCTCCAAAAAACc gAGAACAGCTGCATTATGAACATTGGGGTGGAAAAGAACCTGCTCATGCTCAGGGCTCTGATTGCATTTCTGGATCCGGTGTTTGCAGAGCATTTGG AAGCAAAAGGCCAAGTCATACCAGCCTTATTCCCATGGTTTTGCCTGTTCTTTCAAAGAGTCTTCAGGTCTTTTGATGATGTCTGGAGGCTGTGGGAG GTCTTTCTTACTGGACTTCCCTGCAAGAACTTCCAGGTGATAGTTGCCTATACCATACTGCTGATAGTGAGAGATCAGGTCGTGACAGAAGACCTGAGTGGAGATGAAATCTTGATG TTGTGCAATAACATCGTAGACCTGGATGCGGACGACTTGATTGCCAAAGCCTGTACCATCTATGAATATTTCTTGAAAAACAATGATAAG GTTCCAAAGGAGATCCAGGAATTCTTTGGTGAAACGAAAGAATAA